Proteins from one Doryrhamphus excisus isolate RoL2022-K1 chromosome 19, RoL_Dexc_1.0, whole genome shotgun sequence genomic window:
- the tnika gene encoding TRAF2 and NCK interacting kinase a isoform X7, whose amino-acid sequence MASDSPARSLDEIDLSALRDPAGIFELVELVGNGTYGQVYKGRHVKTGQLAAIKVMDVTGDEEEEIKAEINMLKKYSHHRNIATYYGAFIKKNPPGMDDQLWLVMEFCGAGSVTDLIKNTKGNSLKEEWTAYICREILRGLTHLHQHKVIHRDIKGQNVLLTENAEVKLVDFGVSAQLDRTVGRRNTFIGTPYWMAPEVIACDENPDATYDFKSDLWSLGITAIEMAEGAPPLCDMHPMRALFLIPRNPAPRLKSKKWSKKFQLFIESCLVKSHSQRPSTEQLLKHPFIRDLPNERQVRIQLKDHIDRTKKKRGERDETEYEYSGSEEEDEDRDMGEPSSIINIPGESTLRRDFLRLQLANKERSEAQRRQQLEQQQNEEHKRLLLAERQKRIEEQKEQRRRLEEQQRERELRKQHEREQRRRYEEMEQLRREEERRHAEREQEYKRKQVEEQRQAERLQRQLQQERAYLVSLQQQQQQEGRQAEKKQLYHYKDVINPNDKPAWAKDVAKQQHCQGVAPPRPNLRHHQSFNQPSPSSPATHGQPRAQVPKRTPSVGAQILCDHLPQMRLALDPGRPLDPGLKQEISQQVRELRARRRSQRKCSPPKDNKVARKEPPKECSRHIPNPAADPHPREKAEHHKEMSRGRPLSAPAHADVLLSSDPQVVFKAPARVQKLVEERSKMNRQSSPALQPKASNRIADPSLPPRSESFSGGGMQPARTPPVHRPAEPQMAHLIPVKTHAGSMSGSQSLQDQTGSALSEGVGSPRLDIPRQNSDPTSDTQTPPLRIAGREERDRDRDRDRPAWLREEDLPSKVRESQSNPPRTTSISPALVRKTSPNGGVGLGPRTGSLLILASNPDLRRSELSLDAMLQRTSSNSSSSSSPSSQGGSVERRGRSRQEGSSMGANQEANQEANQEAKKEESRDSTRPSRPASYKKAIDEDLSALAKELRELRVEEGSRPPVKVTDYSSSSEESESSDEDGETVGHDGTVAVSDIPRVMPAVQSGSESYRGLTDDPPGEAYGSTTDSTLVMREANEKRRRGSHAESNGFGHHGNHGNLPDLVQQSNSPTAAPSALQELGQMPEFGLGGSKSSFTPFVDPRVYQTSPSDENENPAAAMFANELLRQEQARLNEARKISVVNVNPTNIRPHSDTPEIRKYKKRFNSEILCAALWGVNLLVGTENGLMLLDRSGQGKVYNLITRRRFLQMDVLEGLNVLVTISGKKNKLRVYYLSWLRNRILHNDPEVEKKQGWITVGELEGCVHYKVVKYERIKFLVIALKNSVEIYAWAPKPYHKFMAFKSFSDLQHRPQLVDLTVEEGQRLKVIYGSSVGFHVIDVDSGNPYDIYIPSHCTKETKIQSHVTPHAIVVLPKTDGMEMLLCYEDEGVYVNTYGRITKDVVLQWGEMPTSVAYIHSNQIMGWGEKAIEIRSVETGHLDGVFMHKRAQRLKFLCERNDKVFFASVRSGGSSQVFFMTLNRNSMMNW is encoded by the exons gacgaggaggaggagataaAAGCTGAAATCAACATGCTGAAGAAGTACAGCCATCACCGTAACATCGCTACCTACTATGGAGCCTTCATCAAGAAGAACCCTCCTGGAATGGATGACCAACTATGG ctcgTCATGGAGTTCTGCGGTGCGGGTTCAGTGACGGACCTGATCAAGAACACCAAGGGCAACTCCCTGAAGGAAGAGTGGACGGCCTACATCTGCCGGGAGATCCTCAGG GGCCTGACTCATCTCCATCAGCACAAGGTCATCCACCGAGACATCAAGGGCCAGAACGTCCTGCTGACGGAGAACGCCGAGGTCAAACTCG TGGACTTTGGGGTGTCGGCTCAGCTGGACCGGACCGTGGGAAGGAGGAACACGTTCATCGGGACGCCATATTGGATGGCGCCGGAGGTGATCGCTTGTGACGAGAACCCCGATGCCACGTATGACTTCAAG AGCGACTTATGGTCCCTGGGCATCACGGCCATAGAGATGGCGGAAGGAGCGCCGC CGTTGTGTGACATGCACCCCATGAGGGCCCTCTTCCTCATCCCTCGGAACCCCGCCCCAAGGCTCAAGTCAAAGAAATG GTCCAAGAAGTTCCAGTTGTTCATAGAAAGCTGCCTGGTGAAGAGCCACAGCCAGAGACCCAGCACAGAGCAGCTCCTCAAGCATCCCTTCATCAGGGACCTGCCCAACGAGAGGCAGGTTCGCATCCAGCTCAAGGACCACATCGACCGCACCAAGAAGAAGCGAGGAGAACGAG aTGAGACGGAGTACGAATACAGCGgcagcgaggaggaggatgaagaccgGGACATGGGTGAGCCGAG ctccatcaTCAACATCCCCGGCGAGTCCACCTTGAGGCGGGACTTTCTGCGCCTGCAGCTGGCCAATAAGGAGCGATCGGAGGCGCAGCGGCGCCAGCAGCTGGAGCAGCAGCAGAACGAGGAGCACAAGCGCCTCCTGCTGGCAGAGAGGCAGAAGCGCATCGAGGAGCAGAAGGAGCAGCGGCGGCGGTTGGAGGAG cagcagcgggaaCGCGAACTGAGGAAGCAGCACGAGAGGGAGCAGAGGAGGCGCTACGAGGAAATGGAGCAGCTCCGccgagaggaggagaggaggcacGCGGAAAGGGAGCAG GAGTACAAGCGTAAGCAGGTGGAGGAGCAGCGCCAGGCGGAGCGACTGCAGAGGCAGCTCCAGCAGGAGAGGGCCTACCTGGTGtccctgcagcagcagcagcagcaggagggcAGGCAGGCGGAGAAGAAGCAGCTGTATCATTACAAGGACGTCATCAATCCCAACGACAAGCCGGCCTGGGCCAAAGAC GTGGCGAAGCAACAGCATTGCCAGGGCGTTGCCCCGCCCCGCCCTAACCTGCGCCATCACCAGTCATTCAACCAGCCGTCGCCATCGTCCCCGGCCACCCACGGCCAACCCCGAGCTCAGGTCCCTAAACGAACTCCGTCTGTGGGCGCCCAGATCCTGTGCGACCACCTCCCCCAAATGCGACTCGCGCTAGACCCCGGGCGCCCCCTGGACCCGGGGCTGAAGCAGGAAATAAGCCAGCAGGTCAGAGAGTTGAGGGCCCGGAGACGTAGTCAGAGGAAGTGCAGCCCCCCCAAGGATAATAAGGTGGCTCGGAAGGAGCCTCCCAAAGAATGTTCCCGTCATATTCCGAACCCCGCGGCCGACCCCCACCCCCGGGAGAAAGCGGAGCACCACAAAGAGATGTCCCGAGGCAGGCCCCTCTCTGCGCCCGCTCACGCCGACGTCCTTTTGTCCTCAGACCCCCAGGTTGTGTTTAAGGCCCCCGCACGGGTCCAGAAACTG GTGGAGGAGAGATCTAAGATGAACAGGCAGAGTTCTCCGGCGCTTCAACCCAAAGCGTCCAATCGCATCGCcgacccctccctccctccccgctCAGAGTCCTTCAGCGGCGGCGGCATGCAGCCTGCCCGAACCCCACCCGTCCACCGTCCCGCTGAACCCCAG ATGGCCCACCTGATCCCCGTCAAGACCCACGCCGGTTCTATGTCCGGGTCACAGTCTCTGCAGGACCAGACGGGCTCCGCTCTGAGCGAGGGCGTCGGCTCTCCCAGGCTGGATATCCCACGGCAAAACTCCGACCCGACATCCGACACTCAAACACCGCCGCTTCGTATCGCCGGGAGGGAAGAGCGGGACCGGGATCGGGATCGGGACAGACCGGCCTGGCTGAGGGAGGAAGACCTCCCGTCCAAGGTCCGAGAATCCCAATCG AACCCCCCCAGGACCACCTCCATCTCCCCAGCCTTGGTCAGGAAGACCTCCCCCAATGGAGGAGTTGGTCTGGGCCCCCGCACCGGCTCTCTTCTCATCCTGGCAAG tAACCCAGACCTGCGACGTTCCGAGCTCTCCCTGGACGCCATGCTACAAAGGACCTCCtccaactcctcctcctcctcctccccctcgtCCCAAGGAGGCTCGGTCGAGAGGAGAG GCCGCAGCAGACAAGAAGGATCCTCCATGGGAGCCAATCAGGAGGCCAATCAGGAGGCCAATCAGGAGGCCAAAAAGGAGGAGAGCCGTGACTCGACCAGACCGAGCCGACCGGCG AGCTATAAGAAAGCCATAGATGAG GACCTCAGCGCTCTGGCCAAAGAACTCCGAGAGCTGCGGGTTGAGGAGGGGAGCCGTCCTCCGGTCAAG GTGACTGACTACTCGTCATCCAGCGAGGAGTCGGAGAGCAGCGACGAGGACGGCGAGACGGTGGGACACGACGGCACGGTCGCCGTTAGCGACATCCCCCGCGTCAT GCCGGCCGTGCAAAGCGGCAGCGAGTCGTACCGAGGCCTGACAGACGACCCCCCGGGGGAGGCCTACGGCAGCACCACGGACAGCACCCTGGTGATGCGAGAG GCCAatgagaagaggaggagaggcagCCACGCCGAGAGCAACGGGTTTGGCCATCacggtaaccatggcaacctcCCTGACCTGGTGCAACAGAGCAACTCCCCCACGGCCGCGCCCTCGGCCCTGCAGGAGCTGGGCCAAATGCCCGAG TTTGGTCTGGGCGGCTCCAAATCGTCCTTCACCCCATTTGTGGACCCCCGTGTCTATCAAACGTCCCCGAGCGATGAAAATGAGAACCCGGCAGCTG ccatgtttgccaACGAGCTCCTGAGGCAGGAACAGGCCCGACTCAACGAAGCCAGGAAAATCTCCGTCGTCAACGTCAACCCCACCAACATCAGGCCCCACAGTGACACGCCGGAGATCCGCAAATACAAGAAGCGATTCAACTCCGAAATTCTTTGCGCCGCACTCTGGG GCGTCAACCTGCTGGTGGGGACGGAGAACGGTCTCATGCTCCTGGACCGGAGTGGGCAAGGCAAAGTTTACAACCTGATCACCAGGAGGCGTTTCCTGCAGATGGACGTGCTGGAGGGGCTCAACGTGCTCGTCACCATATCtg GGAAGAAGAACAAGCTCCGTGTCTACTACCTGTCCTGGCTGAGGAACAGAATACTACACAACGACCCCGAAGTGGAGAAGAAGCAAGGTTGGATCACCGTCGGGGAGCTGGAAGGCTGTGTGCATTATAAAGTTG TCAAGTATGAGAGGATCAAATTCCTGGTGATTGCTCTGAAGAACTCGGTGGAAATCTACGCCTGGGCTCCAAAGCCCTACCACAAATTCATGGCCTTTAAG TCGTTCAGCGATCTGCAGCATCGCCCCCAGCTGGTCGACCTGACCGTGGAGGAAGGTCAGAGGTTGAAGGTCATCTACGGCTCCAGCGTGGGCTTCCACGTCATCGACGTTGACTCGGGAAACCCGTACGACATCTACATCCCGTCACAC TGTACCAAAGAGACCAAG ATCCAGAGTCATGTGACGCCGCACGCCATCGTGGTGCTCCCCAAAACGGACGGGATGGAGATGCTGCTGTGCTACGAGGACGAGGGCGTCTACGTCAACACCTACGGGCGCATCACCAAGGACGTGGTGCTGCAGTGGGGCGAGATGCCCACCTCTGTCG cctACATCCACTCCAACCAGATCATGGGCTGGGGGGAGAAGGCCATCGAGATCCGCTCCGTGGAGACGGGTCACCTGGACGGGGTCTTCATGCACAAGAGGGCGCAGAGGCTGAAGTTCCTGTGTGAGCGCAACGACAAG GTCTTCTTTGCGTCGGTGCGATCGGGAGGCAGCAGCCAGGTCTTCTTCATGACCCTCAACAGGAACTCCATGATGAACTGGTGA
- the tnika gene encoding TRAF2 and NCK interacting kinase a isoform X10, giving the protein MASDSPARSLDEIDLSALRDPAGIFELVELVGNGTYGQVYKGRHVKTGQLAAIKVMDVTGDEEEEIKAEINMLKKYSHHRNIATYYGAFIKKNPPGMDDQLWLVMEFCGAGSVTDLIKNTKGNSLKEEWTAYICREILRGLTHLHQHKVIHRDIKGQNVLLTENAEVKLVDFGVSAQLDRTVGRRNTFIGTPYWMAPEVIACDENPDATYDFKSDLWSLGITAIEMAEGAPPLCDMHPMRALFLIPRNPAPRLKSKKWSKKFQLFIESCLVKSHSQRPSTEQLLKHPFIRDLPNERQVRIQLKDHIDRTKKKRGERDETEYEYSGSEEEDEDRDMGEPSSIINIPGESTLRRDFLRLQLANKERSEAQRRQQLEQQQNEEHKRLLLAERQKRIEEQKEQRRRLEEQQQRERELRKQHEREQRRRYEEMEQLRREEERRHAEREQEYIRRQLEEEQRQLEILQQQLLQEQALLLEYKRKQVEEQRQAERLQRQLQQERAYLVSLQQQQQQEGRQAEKKQLYHYKDVINPNDKPAWAKDMAHLIPVKTHAGSMSGSQSLQDQTGSALSEGVGSPRLDIPRQNSDPTSDTQTPPLRIAGREERDRDRDRDRPAWLREEDLPSKVRESQSNPPRTTSISPALVRKTSPNGGVGLGPRTGSLLILASNPDLRRSELSLDAMLQRTSSNSSSSSSPSSQGGSVERRGRSRQEGSSMGANQEANQEANQEAKKEESRDSTRPSRPASYKKAIDEDLSALAKELRELRVEEGSRPPVKVTDYSSSSEESESSDEDGETVGHDGTVAVSDIPRVMPAVQSGSESYRGLTDDPPGEAYGSTTDSTLVMREANEKRRRGSHAESNGFGHHGNHGNLPDLVQQSNSPTAAPSALQELGQMPEFGLGGSKSSFTPFVDPRVYQTSPSDENENPAAAMFANELLRQEQARLNEARKISVVNVNPTNIRPHSDTPEIRKYKKRFNSEILCAALWGVNLLVGTENGLMLLDRSGQGKVYNLITRRRFLQMDVLEGLNVLVTISGKKNKLRVYYLSWLRNRILHNDPEVEKKQGWITVGELEGCVHYKVVKYERIKFLVIALKNSVEIYAWAPKPYHKFMAFKSFSDLQHRPQLVDLTVEEGQRLKVIYGSSVGFHVIDVDSGNPYDIYIPSHCTKETKIQSHVTPHAIVVLPKTDGMEMLLCYEDEGVYVNTYGRITKDVVLQWGEMPTSVAYIHSNQIMGWGEKAIEIRSVETGHLDGVFMHKRAQRLKFLCERNDKVFFASVRSGGSSQVFFMTLNRNSMMNW; this is encoded by the exons gacgaggaggaggagataaAAGCTGAAATCAACATGCTGAAGAAGTACAGCCATCACCGTAACATCGCTACCTACTATGGAGCCTTCATCAAGAAGAACCCTCCTGGAATGGATGACCAACTATGG ctcgTCATGGAGTTCTGCGGTGCGGGTTCAGTGACGGACCTGATCAAGAACACCAAGGGCAACTCCCTGAAGGAAGAGTGGACGGCCTACATCTGCCGGGAGATCCTCAGG GGCCTGACTCATCTCCATCAGCACAAGGTCATCCACCGAGACATCAAGGGCCAGAACGTCCTGCTGACGGAGAACGCCGAGGTCAAACTCG TGGACTTTGGGGTGTCGGCTCAGCTGGACCGGACCGTGGGAAGGAGGAACACGTTCATCGGGACGCCATATTGGATGGCGCCGGAGGTGATCGCTTGTGACGAGAACCCCGATGCCACGTATGACTTCAAG AGCGACTTATGGTCCCTGGGCATCACGGCCATAGAGATGGCGGAAGGAGCGCCGC CGTTGTGTGACATGCACCCCATGAGGGCCCTCTTCCTCATCCCTCGGAACCCCGCCCCAAGGCTCAAGTCAAAGAAATG GTCCAAGAAGTTCCAGTTGTTCATAGAAAGCTGCCTGGTGAAGAGCCACAGCCAGAGACCCAGCACAGAGCAGCTCCTCAAGCATCCCTTCATCAGGGACCTGCCCAACGAGAGGCAGGTTCGCATCCAGCTCAAGGACCACATCGACCGCACCAAGAAGAAGCGAGGAGAACGAG aTGAGACGGAGTACGAATACAGCGgcagcgaggaggaggatgaagaccgGGACATGGGTGAGCCGAG ctccatcaTCAACATCCCCGGCGAGTCCACCTTGAGGCGGGACTTTCTGCGCCTGCAGCTGGCCAATAAGGAGCGATCGGAGGCGCAGCGGCGCCAGCAGCTGGAGCAGCAGCAGAACGAGGAGCACAAGCGCCTCCTGCTGGCAGAGAGGCAGAAGCGCATCGAGGAGCAGAAGGAGCAGCGGCGGCGGTTGGAGGAG cagcagcagcgggaaCGCGAACTGAGGAAGCAGCACGAGAGGGAGCAGAGGAGGCGCTACGAGGAAATGGAGCAGCTCCGccgagaggaggagaggaggcacGCGGAAAGGGAGCAG GAGTATATCCGTAgacagctggaggaggagcagaggCAGTTAGAGATTCTCCAGCAGCAGCTACTACAGGAGCAGGCCTTACTGCTG GAGTACAAGCGTAAGCAGGTGGAGGAGCAGCGCCAGGCGGAGCGACTGCAGAGGCAGCTCCAGCAGGAGAGGGCCTACCTGGTGtccctgcagcagcagcagcagcaggagggcAGGCAGGCGGAGAAGAAGCAGCTGTATCATTACAAGGACGTCATCAATCCCAACGACAAGCCGGCCTGGGCCAAAGAC ATGGCCCACCTGATCCCCGTCAAGACCCACGCCGGTTCTATGTCCGGGTCACAGTCTCTGCAGGACCAGACGGGCTCCGCTCTGAGCGAGGGCGTCGGCTCTCCCAGGCTGGATATCCCACGGCAAAACTCCGACCCGACATCCGACACTCAAACACCGCCGCTTCGTATCGCCGGGAGGGAAGAGCGGGACCGGGATCGGGATCGGGACAGACCGGCCTGGCTGAGGGAGGAAGACCTCCCGTCCAAGGTCCGAGAATCCCAATCG AACCCCCCCAGGACCACCTCCATCTCCCCAGCCTTGGTCAGGAAGACCTCCCCCAATGGAGGAGTTGGTCTGGGCCCCCGCACCGGCTCTCTTCTCATCCTGGCAAG tAACCCAGACCTGCGACGTTCCGAGCTCTCCCTGGACGCCATGCTACAAAGGACCTCCtccaactcctcctcctcctcctccccctcgtCCCAAGGAGGCTCGGTCGAGAGGAGAG GCCGCAGCAGACAAGAAGGATCCTCCATGGGAGCCAATCAGGAGGCCAATCAGGAGGCCAATCAGGAGGCCAAAAAGGAGGAGAGCCGTGACTCGACCAGACCGAGCCGACCGGCG AGCTATAAGAAAGCCATAGATGAG GACCTCAGCGCTCTGGCCAAAGAACTCCGAGAGCTGCGGGTTGAGGAGGGGAGCCGTCCTCCGGTCAAG GTGACTGACTACTCGTCATCCAGCGAGGAGTCGGAGAGCAGCGACGAGGACGGCGAGACGGTGGGACACGACGGCACGGTCGCCGTTAGCGACATCCCCCGCGTCAT GCCGGCCGTGCAAAGCGGCAGCGAGTCGTACCGAGGCCTGACAGACGACCCCCCGGGGGAGGCCTACGGCAGCACCACGGACAGCACCCTGGTGATGCGAGAG GCCAatgagaagaggaggagaggcagCCACGCCGAGAGCAACGGGTTTGGCCATCacggtaaccatggcaacctcCCTGACCTGGTGCAACAGAGCAACTCCCCCACGGCCGCGCCCTCGGCCCTGCAGGAGCTGGGCCAAATGCCCGAG TTTGGTCTGGGCGGCTCCAAATCGTCCTTCACCCCATTTGTGGACCCCCGTGTCTATCAAACGTCCCCGAGCGATGAAAATGAGAACCCGGCAGCTG ccatgtttgccaACGAGCTCCTGAGGCAGGAACAGGCCCGACTCAACGAAGCCAGGAAAATCTCCGTCGTCAACGTCAACCCCACCAACATCAGGCCCCACAGTGACACGCCGGAGATCCGCAAATACAAGAAGCGATTCAACTCCGAAATTCTTTGCGCCGCACTCTGGG GCGTCAACCTGCTGGTGGGGACGGAGAACGGTCTCATGCTCCTGGACCGGAGTGGGCAAGGCAAAGTTTACAACCTGATCACCAGGAGGCGTTTCCTGCAGATGGACGTGCTGGAGGGGCTCAACGTGCTCGTCACCATATCtg GGAAGAAGAACAAGCTCCGTGTCTACTACCTGTCCTGGCTGAGGAACAGAATACTACACAACGACCCCGAAGTGGAGAAGAAGCAAGGTTGGATCACCGTCGGGGAGCTGGAAGGCTGTGTGCATTATAAAGTTG TCAAGTATGAGAGGATCAAATTCCTGGTGATTGCTCTGAAGAACTCGGTGGAAATCTACGCCTGGGCTCCAAAGCCCTACCACAAATTCATGGCCTTTAAG TCGTTCAGCGATCTGCAGCATCGCCCCCAGCTGGTCGACCTGACCGTGGAGGAAGGTCAGAGGTTGAAGGTCATCTACGGCTCCAGCGTGGGCTTCCACGTCATCGACGTTGACTCGGGAAACCCGTACGACATCTACATCCCGTCACAC TGTACCAAAGAGACCAAG ATCCAGAGTCATGTGACGCCGCACGCCATCGTGGTGCTCCCCAAAACGGACGGGATGGAGATGCTGCTGTGCTACGAGGACGAGGGCGTCTACGTCAACACCTACGGGCGCATCACCAAGGACGTGGTGCTGCAGTGGGGCGAGATGCCCACCTCTGTCG cctACATCCACTCCAACCAGATCATGGGCTGGGGGGAGAAGGCCATCGAGATCCGCTCCGTGGAGACGGGTCACCTGGACGGGGTCTTCATGCACAAGAGGGCGCAGAGGCTGAAGTTCCTGTGTGAGCGCAACGACAAG GTCTTCTTTGCGTCGGTGCGATCGGGAGGCAGCAGCCAGGTCTTCTTCATGACCCTCAACAGGAACTCCATGATGAACTGGTGA